Part of the Ruania alba genome is shown below.
GGCAAGCGCAAGGACACCAAGCGCGCCATCGTCACCCTCCGCGAGGGCACCATCGACATCTTCGGCGGGCCGACCGGCTGAGCCGGTCCGCAGAGCACAGATTGAGGATCGAATCTCATGGGAATCCGTAAGCACAAGCCGACGACGCCGGGCCGCCGCGGTTCGTCCGTCGCCGACTTCGTCGAGGTCACCCGCACGACGCCGGAGAAGTCGCTGGTCCGTCCGCTCACCAAGAGTGGTGGTCGGAACAGTTCGGGCCGGATCACGGCCCGTCACATCGGTGGCGGCCACAAGCGTGCCTACCGCGTGATCGACTTCCGTCGGCACGACAAGGACGGGATCCCGGCGAAGGTCGCGCACATCGAGTACGACCCGAACCGGACTGCTCGCATCGCGCTGCTGCACTACGCAGACGGCGAGAAGCGCTACATCCTGGCTCCGGTCAAGCTCAAGCAGGGCGACCAGATCGAGAACGGCCCGGGCGCTGATATCAAGCCGGGCAACAACTTGCCGATGCGGCACATCCCGGTCGGTACCGTCATCCACGCCGTTGAGCTCAAGCCGGGTGGTGGTGCGAAGATCGCGCGGTCGGCCGGAGCCTCTGTACAACTCGTCGCCAAGGATGGCCCCTACGCCCAGCTGCGGATGCCTTCGGGCGAGATCCGTAACGTCGACCTGCGGTGCCGCGCCTCGATCGGTGAGGTCGGCAACGCCGAGCAGTCGAACATCAGCTGGGGAAAGGCCGGCCGGATGCGGTGGAAGGGCAAGCGTCCGACCGTCCGCGGTGTGGCCATGAACCCTGTCGACCACCCCCACGGTGGTGGTGAGGGCAAGACCTCCGGTGGTCGTCACCCGGTCAGCCCGTGGGGCCAGACCGAGGGTCGTACCCGCCGTCCGAACAAGCCGAGCGACAAGCTCATCGTGCGCCGTCGCCGTACCGGCAAGAAGCGCTGATAGGGAGACCACGAGATGCCTCGCAGTCTGAAGAAAGGCCCCTTCGTGGACGGCCACCTGCAGAAGAAGGTGGACGACCAGAACGACAAGGGCACCAAGAACGTCATCAAGACCTGGTCCCGTCGTTCGGTCATCACGCCGGACTTTCTGGGCCACACCTTCGCGGTGCACGACGGTCGCAAGCACGTCCCGGTGTTCGTCACCGAGTCGATGGTCGGCCACAAGCTCGGGGAGTTCGCCCCGACCCGCACGTTCCGTGGGCACGAGAAGGACGACCGCAAGGCGCGTCGTCGCTGACACCAGGCGAACACCACACCGACAAACTCTTAGTTGAGAAGGCAGGACATCGATGGAAGCCAAGGCGCAGGCGCGATTCGTGCGCGTCACGCCCCAGAAGGCCCGGCGAGTCGTGGACATCATCCGCGGCAAGCAGGCCGATGAGGCCGTGGCTGTGCTCACGTACGCTCCGCAGGCGGCGGCAGAGACCGTCCGCAAGGTAGTCGAGAGCGCGGTGGCCAACGCCCGTGTGAAGGCGGACAAGGCCTCGGAAGCGTTTAACAGTGACGATCTGGTGATCGCGGAGGCGTACGTGGACGAAGGTCCCACGCTGAAGCGGTTCCGTCCCCGTGCGCAGGGTCGGGCCAACCGGATCCTCAAGCGCACCAGCCACATCACCGTGATCGTGGCCGAGCGACAGACCAAGGGAGGGGCTCGCTGATGGGCCAGAAGGTCAACCCCACAGGGTTCCGGCTCGGCATCACGACCGACCACCGGTCCCGCTGGTTCGCTGACTCCACCAAGGATGGTCAGCGATATCGCGATTACGTCCGCGAGGACGTGCAGATCCGCAAGCTCATGGCCACGGGTCTGGAGCGGGCCGGCATCTCCAAGGTCGAGATTGAGCGGACCCGTGACCGGGTGCGCGTCGACCTGCACACTGCGCGCCCGGGCATCGTCATCGGCCGCCGCGGCGCCGAGGCAGACCGGTTGCGCGGTGAGCTGGAGAAGCTCACCGGCAAGCAGGTGCAGCTGAACATCCTCGAGGTGAAGAACCCCGAGATCGATGCGCAGCTCGTCGCCCAGGGCATCGCGGAGCAGCTCGCCTCCCGAGTCTCCTTCCGTCGTGCGATGCGCAAGGGTATGCAGTCTGCTCAGCGTGCCGGCGCGAAGGGCATCCGGGTGCAGTGCTCGGGCCGTCTCGGCGGCGCCGAGATGAGCCGTAGCGAGTTCTACCGTGAGGGTCGAGTGCCGCTTCACACGCTGCGTGCCTTCGTCGACTACGGGTTCTTCGAGGCTCGTACTACCTTCGGCCGGATCGGTGTGAAGGTGTGGATCTACAAGGGCGACCAGACCGAGCGCGAGTTTGCTCGTGAACAGGCTTCCGCTGCCCCGCGCCCTCAGCGTGGGCGTGGCGAACGTGGCGGCGGCCGTGGTCGTCGTCAGGATTCGCGTCCGGGCGGACAGGCCCCGCAGGCCGGTCAGAGTGCCGCTGCTACCCCCGCCGCCACTGACGCTCCCGCAACCACTTCCGGTGACGCCGCGAGCGCCACCGGGTCCGAGACGGAGGCCTGAGCCATGCT
Proteins encoded:
- the rplB gene encoding 50S ribosomal protein L2, producing MGIRKHKPTTPGRRGSSVADFVEVTRTTPEKSLVRPLTKSGGRNSSGRITARHIGGGHKRAYRVIDFRRHDKDGIPAKVAHIEYDPNRTARIALLHYADGEKRYILAPVKLKQGDQIENGPGADIKPGNNLPMRHIPVGTVIHAVELKPGGGAKIARSAGASVQLVAKDGPYAQLRMPSGEIRNVDLRCRASIGEVGNAEQSNISWGKAGRMRWKGKRPTVRGVAMNPVDHPHGGGEGKTSGGRHPVSPWGQTEGRTRRPNKPSDKLIVRRRRTGKKR
- the rpsS gene encoding 30S ribosomal protein S19 translates to MPRSLKKGPFVDGHLQKKVDDQNDKGTKNVIKTWSRRSVITPDFLGHTFAVHDGRKHVPVFVTESMVGHKLGEFAPTRTFRGHEKDDRKARRR
- the rplV gene encoding 50S ribosomal protein L22, which encodes MEAKAQARFVRVTPQKARRVVDIIRGKQADEAVAVLTYAPQAAAETVRKVVESAVANARVKADKASEAFNSDDLVIAEAYVDEGPTLKRFRPRAQGRANRILKRTSHITVIVAERQTKGGAR
- the rpsC gene encoding 30S ribosomal protein S3, with amino-acid sequence MGQKVNPTGFRLGITTDHRSRWFADSTKDGQRYRDYVREDVQIRKLMATGLERAGISKVEIERTRDRVRVDLHTARPGIVIGRRGAEADRLRGELEKLTGKQVQLNILEVKNPEIDAQLVAQGIAEQLASRVSFRRAMRKGMQSAQRAGAKGIRVQCSGRLGGAEMSRSEFYREGRVPLHTLRAFVDYGFFEARTTFGRIGVKVWIYKGDQTEREFAREQASAAPRPQRGRGERGGGRGRRQDSRPGGQAPQAGQSAAATPAATDAPATTSGDAASATGSETEA